CAGTATGACAATTCCATTTCAACCTGTAGCCTCTTGGGCAAACGTATCTCCAAAAGTTATGAAGAAATTTCATAAATTTTATTGTGGCGGAACCTTCTCAGCAGAAGATGCCGAAACAAAAGGAGCTAATCTAATTATTGGCAGTCAAGGTCATAGGCTTATGGGCAATTATGTAATATTTTATTGGCTGATAGATAAGATAAATGGAAAAATTATCGACGCAAAATTCCAATACTTCGGACACCCTTTCCTACTTGTACTTGCAGAAACAACTTGCAACTTAGTTATTGGCAAAACTTATGCTCAAGCTTATAACTTAACCGTTAATAATATCGATACTGAGCTACGTTCCCATCCTAATAAACCCGCTCTTCCAGACAATAGTTCAGCTTTATACCATTGCGTCATTGATGCTTTAGATATAGCTGCTGAACAATGTATGGAAATCCCTCTCGAAGATGGTTCCCTGCCCTTAAAAGAATCTTTTTTACCTTCTGAGATCGAAGATGCCAATCCCTATACTAAAGAAGCTTGGGAAAGCCTCTCTATAGAATCACAATTACATGCTTTACGAACAATCACTGAAGATAAAATATCACCTTATGTAGCTCTCGATGGTGGTAGCGTACTTATTGAAAATCTTGAGGGAAATATTGTAACAATTGCCTATGCAGGAAATTGTTCTGGATGTTTTTCTGCTATAGGATCTACATTAAATTCTATAGGCCAACTCTTACGTGCCTATGTTTATTCTGAATTGCAAATTAAAGTAAATGAGGCATCTTTAGATTTTTCTATGTCTCAATACTCTGACGAAATTAATTAACTTTTATAGTTCGTGAATTGTCAATAATTCATATCTTTTGATAAAGAATGATGAAATGTTAATAACTCTATAATTATTTCATTATTTTTTCTTGAGGATTGTTGTGTTTTTCCAATTCCTAAAAAAGAAAGTTGCTTCGTTAGGCATCTCTCCTTTAGGCCTTTTAGTTGTTTCTACAGCTTTTGGGAGTGCCATCTTTTTTGGAAAAAACACTTCCAAATCTCCTGATTTTTCTCAGCCATCTGAAAAAAAAACTACAGGCTGGTTTAAGCTTAGTCAAGTAGGAAATCCTAAATTACTAGAATCCTTAGCAAAAAAAGAACAGATAGAAAGAGATCTGACAATGTTTCAATCAGTAGCTAATGCTACTGTAGCTCTATCTTTGCCTACGGAAGATGATCCTGATATTGTTCCTCAAGTTTCAGTTATTCTTTCCTCTCATAAAAACGAAGTATTCTCATCATCTCTATTACTTTCTATCACGGACTATCTATCCAGTAGTATTCCTGGATTAAACAAAGAACATATTACCCTATTGGATAATCTAGGGAATATTTACTCCCCAGGAGAGTTGTCTACCAACTCTCTATTACTATCTGCATGCGAAGGTTACTTAGGAAAAATTTTCCCTAAAGAACATTTTGCTCTTGCCTATCTAACAATAAAAAATACTCCTACTGTGCAGCTAACGGTTAATGAGAAGTACCTAATAAAATTCCCAAAAGAAAAAAGAGAAGCTTTTCTCATTCACGCCGAAAATTGTCTGAAAAAAATCTGTGGGAATAATTATCCTATTGTTATTGAGAAATTTCCTTTTTCACAAACAATACAGAAAGATCGCCTCTCTTATAAATTGCTCGTTGGAGGAACTATTCTACTTTCCAGTTTAGGGATTGTTGCTTTAGCAAGCTTTTACCTTGCTTTTTACGCTTATGAGCGCATTCCCTCAGAATCAAAAAAAATAAAACAGGGCATAAATATTACAAAGCTGGTAGAGATATTACAAAAAGAATCACCCGAAAAAATTAGGTTGATTCTCTCGTATTTGGATCCTAAGAAAGCCGATGAGATCTTCAAACATTTGCCTGAAGATATAAAACACCAAGTACTGAAATTATAAACATTAAGAATTAGGTATATCTTGTGACACTGTCTCAATCCCCTGGTTCGCTTTCAGATACTGAAGATTCCCCAGAAAGAAATAAAGACTGGGACGAAGGATTCTCCCAAGGCTTTTCAGAAGGAGAAACCTCAGGATATGATAAAGCCTTGCAAGAACTTCTATCTCTGATTCAGATATTTCGGAAATTATCAATTCGTATGCTTTCTGAAATAGAGAAGGTCCCTCAACAACTGAAACCCGATCTTGTAGAACTTGCTATCTTAACCTGCGAGAAATTCCTCTATAAGAAATTGGACAATGTTGAAGAGCTTGCTCTTTTAATTTCCTCTGCTCTACAGCAACATACATCTTTGCGATCTTTATCTCCCATAAAGATCTTCCTTCATCCCGAAGATCATAAGCAACTTAATGATTGGATAGCAACGCATGAAGTCCCCATGATTAAACATGCGGAGTTTCTCCCTGATACATCTTGTAAAAAATCCAGCTACAAAATGGAGGTTCCCTCAGGAATTCTAAGACAAGAAATTGGAGAAGAATTAGATCATTTGCTTTCTGTTTTAACTGCATGACACATCTAAATTACGAAAAATCCCAACTTCAATATTGGCAGCCCTACCGCACATGTGGCCTTCTCTCTAGAGTCTCAGGGAATCTCTTAGAAGTTCAAGGACTATCAGCATGTCTTGGTGAACTCTGTCGTATTTGTACGCCAAAATATCCTGATCTCCTTGCTGAAGTGATCGGTTTCCACAACCAGACAACATTATTAATGTCGCTATCCCCTATGCACTATGTTGCTTTAGGCTCTGAAGTTCTCCCTCTACGTCGTCCGCCATCTCTACATCTTTCTGATCATCTTCTTGGTCGTGTCATTGATGGTTTCGGAAATCCATTAGATAATAAAGAAAACTTACCGAAAACACATATAAAACCCTTGATTGCTCCTCCTCCATCTCCAATGTCCCGACAGCCTATTCAAGAGATTTTCCCTACAGGTATTAAAGCTATCGATGCTTTTTTAACCTTAGGGAAAGGCCAACGTATTGGAGTATTCTCAGAACCAGGAAGTGGAAAATCTTCACTATTATCTGCAATAGCTTCGGGATCAAAATCTACAATTAATGTCATTGCCCTTATTGGAGAACGAGGCAGAGAAGTACGTGAATATATAGAGCAGCACGCGTCAGGACTCAAACAACACCGAACTATTATTATCGCCTCTCCCGCTCATGAAACGGCACCCACAAAGGTAATTTCAGGACGTGCTGCTATGACAATAGCAGAATATTTCCGAGATCAAGGTCATGATGTTTTATTCATTATGGATTCTCTATCACGATGGATAGCCGCCCTTCAAGAAGTTGCCCTAGCAACCGGTGAAACCCTAGCTGCTCACCAATATGCAGCTTCTGTTTTTCACCATGTATCAGAATTTACAGAACGTGCGGGAAATAATGACAGAGGTTCTATAACCGCCTTATACGCTATCTTACATTATCCTAATCACCCGGATATCTTTACGGATTACCTAAAATCTCTCTTAGACGGGCATTTCTTCCTTACAAACCAAGGCAAAGCTCTAGCTTCACCTCCTATCGATATTCTTCTTAGCCTATCAAGATCAGCGAAAAAACTTGCTCTTCCTCATCATTATGCAGCTGCCGAAAAACTTCGTGCCTTATTAAAAACATACCAAGAAGCTTTGGATATTATTCAACTAGGAGCCTACACTCCAGGACAAGATAAAGATCTCGATGATGCCGTAAAAATCCTTCCCAGCATAAAAAGTTTCCTTTCCCAGCCATTATCAAGTTACTGTCAGCTAGAGAACACCTTGAAAGAGTTGGAGGCGTTGGTAAATCTTGAATAAAAAATTAACGAACCTTTCTACTCTATCGAAAATAAAAATTTATCACTCTTTATTAAAAGTACGACACTTTAAAAGTAAAAAGTATTATCTATCTCAAGAGCTCATAAGTATAAAAGAACAGATGGCGGTGATTTCTAAAATCAGGAAGGAGAGGTTTTTATACCGCAATAATATAGAACATTACAATTCGCTTCTAGAACACTTGCAAACATTACAAGTATCTATTTATAAACAACACAATATCTCCTGCAAGCGTCTACAAGAGCATCAAAATAAACTACTAGAATTAATTAACCGTAGAAAAATCATCGAAAAGATCAAGAATAATAAGTATTCTAACATCAAGAGATAGGAACGCAAGGCTAACTGTAATGACCGACTCTGTAATCTTTCCGTCTGTCGTGGAAATGTCTTCACTAACAGAAAAACTTAAATCTATTAATCAAGAGCACTTATTAGATTCATGGTCGTCCCTTTCTCAAAAACAACAACAACGCCTCTATTATCAAATTTCTTCCATAGATGTTGAGCTTTTCCATAAACAACGTCAGCTCATTACTTCTCCAAGATCTATCTTAAAAGATTTTCATCCTTTAACTTCCTTTGCTTCTTCTGGAGAAGATTCGGAAAGAACAAAAATAGGAACACATCTTCTAAAAGAAAAGAAAGTAGCTTGCGTGGTTCTTGCTGGTGGGCAAGGATCTAGATTAAAATGTGACGGTCCCAAAGGACTTTTCCCCGTATCTCCTATCAAAAAAAAGCCCCTCTTTCAGCTTGTTGCTGAAAAAGTCTGTGCAGCAAGCAAACTTGCGAATCAGCCTTTACCTTTAGCTTTTATGACATCTCCCTTAAATAATCGTCAGACGCGTTCCTACTTCGAATCTAATGATTATTTCCATCTTGATCCCAATCAAGTGGACTTTTTTTGTCAGCCACTTTGGCCTCTATTATCTTTATCAGGAGATCTCTTTCTAGAAGATACTGATACGCTATCCTTAGGGCCTAATGGCAATGGTTGCTTAGCAACTCTTCTATATACCTCAGGACTTTGGGAAAAATGGAAGAAAGCCGGAATCGAAATGGTTAGCGTTATTCCTATTGATAATCCTTTAGCTCTACCTTTTGATGTGGAACTTTGTGGATTCCACGGAATGGAAAATAATGAAGTAACTATTAAAGCAGCTTCGCGACAAACAGCCATTGAAGATGTGGGTATCTTAGTACAGTCTAATGATTCGGGGAAAACCTCAGTTATTGAGTATTCTGAAATACCTCAAAACGAACGTTTTGCCACAAATCAAGATGGGACTTTGAAGTATTGCCTCGCTAATATCGGGTTGTATTGCTTATCTATGGACTTCATCGCCCACGCGGCTCTACGTGAACTTCCTCTTTACAAAGCTCATAAACATGCAAAACAATTAGGACTCTATTCCTCTGAGAAAAATTCTTGGAAATTCGAAGAATTTATCTTTGATCTATTTTGTTATAGCGAACGTTGTCAAACTCTTGTCTATCCGCGTCAAGAATGCTTCGCACCCTTAAAAAATCTTGAAGGCAATCACAGTCCAGCGACTGTTCGAGAAGCTCTTTCAGCTAGAGAACGTCAAATTTTCCATAAAGTGACCGGAAAAAAACTTTCTCCGAACACAACATTTGAATTAGAAGCCGATTTCTATTATCCTTCAACCTCTACCTCCCTGCATTGGGAGAATAAAGCATTTTTCGAGGAACCGTTTTTTGAGGCCTCATGAAGGAAAAAATTGCCTACTTAGGTATGGGCATTTGGGGATTTTGTCTCGCATCATTACTAGCAAATAAGGGTTACCAGGTTGTTGGATGGGCCCGCAATCCTGAATTGGTTGCTCAATTACAAACAGAGAAACGTCATCCCCAAGCTCCTGATATTCCTATTCATCCAAATCTGTCCTTTACTACAGATATGGCAGAAGCTGTAGTAGGAGCTTCTATGATTGTTGAAGGCGTATCCTCAGCAGGCATACGTCCCGTATCTGAACAGTTAAAAACAATCACAGATCTCAATGTACCTTTTGTTATTACTTCAAAAGGTATCGAACAACATACGGGATTATTACTTAGTGAGATTGTTGTAGAAATTTTTGGTAAAGATGCTTCGCAGTATCTCGGTTATCTTAGTGGGCCTTCTATAGCTAGAGAAGTTCTTAAAGGCTGTCCATGTTCTGTAGTGATCAGCGCGTATAATCCGGATACCTTAAAAAAAATACACAATGCTTTCCTGACTCCAACATTCCGAGTATATCCTAATAGTGATCTTAAAGGTGTTGCTCTCGGAGGAGCTTTAAAGAATATCATAGCAATTGCTTGTGGAATTTCCGATGGATTCCATTTTGGGGACAATGCCAAATCGGGATTAGTCACTCGAGGACTTCATGAAATACGAAAATTTGCAACGATTATGGACTGCCGCCCTGATACTCTTAATGGTTTGGCAGGTCTTGGGGATCTCTGCACAACGTGCTTTTCTTCATTAAGTAGAAATACAAAATTTGGGAAGCTGATAGCTCAAGGAATGACTCTTGAGAAGGCGAAAGCAGAAATCGGTATGGTTGTTGAAGGCGCTTATACTGCTCTTTCAGCATACCAAATTGCCAAACATCATAAAATTGATATGCCGATAACCACAGGTATCTATCGCGTATTATATGAGAATCTCGATATTAAAGAAGGCATCGCTGCACTTTTACAAAGAAATACTAAAGAAGAATATCTTTAAAAGAGGAATATTTCTATCTTTCCCATCTCCTTAGATAGAAGTCCTATCTCTACAGAGTTTTCATTTGTACATTTTTTTATCATTTGTTAAAGATGAATTTATAACGCATAGTAAATAAGGCCATCTACTAAATGAATAGCAAGCTGAAAAAGCATCTACGTTTAGCATCCCTCTCTCTCCTAGCTTTATCAGGAATTTTTTCTTCCTCTATCCTTAATGCTATGCCGTCGGGAAATCCTGCATATCCTGTCATCCCAGGGATCAATCCAGAACAAAAAGGAATGTGTGCTTTCGAACTCTGCAATAGCTACAGTCTCTTCGCAGCACTTACAGGAAGCTTAAAAATAGGATTTTCTGGGGATTATATTTTTTCAGAAAGTGCAAGAGTGAAGAATGTTCCCGTAGTGACGTCCGTTAACACGACAGGAACCGGGCCTTCTCCTACAATCACCTCAACAGTAAAAGATTTTGACTTCGATCTAAACGACTCTAAAGTTAGCGCTAGCTGTATTTTTGCCTCAGTGGCTTTCCAAGACACTTCACCTGCTGCTATTCCCCTATTAGATATCAGCTTCGATGTAAAAATCGGAGGATTGAAACAATACTACCGTCTCCCTCTTAACGCCTATAGAGACTACACATCTTCTCCCCTAGCTTCTGAATCACAAGTTACTGATGGTTTGGTAGAAGTGCAAAGTAACTATGGTTTTGTTTGGGATTTAAGTTTGAAAAAGATCCTTTGGAAAGATGGGATTTCTTTCATTGGTATTGGTGGAGATTACCGCCACGCAGCATGTCCTATTAACTACATCGTAGTAAATAGCCAAGCAAACCCTGAAGTATACTTCGAAGATTCTAACGGTAAAATTAGCTATAAAGAGTGGTCAGCAAATATAGGAATCACCACCTATGTGAATGACTATATTCTTCCTTATGTCTCTGTTTCTGTAGGCAGCGCATCCAGAACTGCACCCGCAGATAGCTTTAAGCGTCTAGAAAGCCAATTCTCTAACTTGAAGTTCAAAGTCCGTAAAATTACGAATTTCCATAGAGTGAACTTCTGCTGTGGAGCAACAAGCTGCGCATCAGATAATTTTTTCTATAGCGTTGAAGGACGTTGGGGCTGCCAGCGTGCTATAAACGTAACGGCAGGATTCCAATTCTAATTATACGAACTGATTAACGTACGATATACGTTGTGTATCAGCTTCAATGATGCTGCAATTAAACTCCATTCTTGCTGCATAGCACGCATCTGAAGTTCTAACATCAATTGATGTGTTTGTGCTAAATCTCCGTAATTTTGCACATCGGAAAGACAGTTGTTAAAGAAATTCAACAAGCCACCTTTTGCAGTCCCTGTGTTGATATCAATTTCTCCATCAACAACCTTATGCTCCAAATCTTGTAATGTAATTATAGAAAAGTCTGAACCCATAATCTTATAAGAAGGGTCGTATTCACTGTTCCCAGGAATGAAAACAAGAGCATTCAGATTCAACATCAGATTCTTCATCTGATTTATCATAATGGATAATTCATTATTATAGCCCTTAACGATATCCTCGAGCTGTTTTTTTTGAGCATCAGAAAGAGAACTATTTCCCTGAATATTCTTAGAAATTTGCTTCAATAAAAGCTGAGCATTCTCAGCACTTTTAATATCATTCCTCAACTGTAAACGTTCTTCTTCATAGCGATCTACAATCATCTGATAACCGAATTTAAAATTCGCAGTTCCTGATGTTTGAGAAATGTATGATCCTAAATTATAGATAATAGGAGCGGAGTTGAAACTCTTTATAGTTTCTAAAAGAGGACTAAACAAGTTCTGAGCATATCCTGAGAGGTTTAGTTCTCTTCCTAAGGCATATAAAGCAGTCTCTTGCGCAGGGATGTATTTATCTAAAAGGATATAAGCAAATGCCGACTGGAAAGGCATTTTATTGACTATAGAACCCTCTACCGGAGCGAGCTCGGGAGCTGTTGTTAACGCTTGTGGAGATATTCTATCTAAATGCTCTTGAAAAATCTTATTTGCTTCCTTACGTAGCTCTTTATTTTCTTTTTCTGTAAGTACAGTTTGTATTACAGCAAGTTCGAATCCTGTATCTAAAAAATCATGCTGTAAAGAAGATATGAACTCCCTACGTAATCCCAAATCACTAGCCTCTTTAAGCAAGTCTTGCATGATTTTCAAATGAGAAGCTACCTCGTTCATCTTTGTATAATCCGCAGCTACCTCAGCAGGAGATACACGACGTTCTGCAAATACCGGCCCTTCAGAAATCTGATTAATCTGTTGATAGCCTTGTATTGGAGAGTTTTTCATAACTTCACCTATTTAAATCTACGTGTTAACTTCGCAAATATCTGATTCATCAATGCTAAAGCAGCGCTGACCATAGTCCACTCTTGCTGAATTGCGGAAGATTCTAACTGTAATGCGAGCTGTTGGTTTTGGTTAAAGGTTGTAAAATTCTGTTGGGTAGCTTCTAAACTCTGTAAAATCTGCTGCTCACCACCAGGAACAACACCGTTTTCACCACCTTCAATAACAAAGCTTTCGAAAGCTGATAGGAAACGTGGCCAATTGTCAGATTTTTGACCGTTCACCTTAATATCAAAGGCTTCATCAACTTCTTCAGGTTTTTCTACGGCAGTAAATTGTATATTGTTTAGGAAGATATAAAGATTACCTAGATTACGCAATAAAGCATCAAATTGGAATTCGTATCCAGAAATTGTCTGACGAAGCTCTCGTTTCTGAGAAGAGGTCAGCTCGGTATCATTTTTTATGCTGTCTAAGATTTTAGTAAGTTCGGTTTTTACTCTCTGACAACGCTCAACATCTGCTCTACAACGTACTTTTTCCTTATCTAAAACACTCTGGGCTTTTCCTAAAGCATCAGTAAGAGCCTGTAAGTTCATCTGACGCAAATATATTGCTAAAGAATAATAAACATCTGCAGTTTGGAAATTCGTAACATTGGTAATAATCTGATTCATGTACTTAGCAGCTTTATTAGAGAAAGTCATCTGTACACCTAATGTCTCTAAAACGTGCTGCTGATTGGGTAAATACTTATCTAATAATAAAGAGGAATAAACCATTTGTATTGGAGAGGTATCTACAAACGTCTTTTTGCCCTCTTTCATACTGTCGAAATAATTTAATTTCGTAGGATCCATAGAATCTTTTTGCCCCATTAATTTGGCTGATTCTTCTGTCCATTTGGTAATTTGAGCTTGGATTTGCTTAATACCATTATTCATCCCATCAATCACTTTCTGATAGTCAGAGCGTGACATCACCGAAGTAGGATCCTTCGTCATTAACTCAATGCATTTTTGGAAAAATTCTGGATTAAGATTGGTTTGGCTACCGTTGTAGAATAGCTTGATACCCTGATAATCAGCAGAAGGATTACCTTTAAATGTGACTAAAGGGACATCTGCAACATTAAAACTCCCATTCCCACGTTCATTCCAATAAGTATATTCTTTCTCTAGAACTTCTTTGTAATTAGCCTGCGAGCTACTTTGCGATATACCGTATTGCCCTGCACATACTAAATAGGAATACAACAAACTTAGGAAACTTGGTAAATTCACACTGGCATTCATCTTCAAACTACCCATAGCACTTATAAAAGTAGTTACTCCGTCTTTGACTCCTTGAGGCATTGCATCTACTGCATTACTTGAATACTTATCCATAAGCATGCGATATACTCCACCGAGCATTATGTAGGTACGCGTCATACCGCCTTGCATAGCGTTGTAACCAGAACCAGTTAAGTTAGATGCTGTCGAAGAGATATCCCATACGGGATTAAGTAGATCTTTAAGAGAGCTTGAGAATTGACGTATTAGCTCAATAACTTTATTTGCTTCATCAATATTTAATGAGCATTCAGCAAGTTGGATGTTCAATTGTTCAGAAACAGGATAAGACAAAGAGATCATGGCATTATAAACTACCATCATGTTCTGCCAAAAATTGATCACCTTACTTTTTGGAGGAGCATCTTTCCCTTTGAGTTCTTCTATCTTAGCTACAAACTCTTTGGGTAAAGCATATATTGCATTATATTGATCAGTTGTAGGATTCCCGGCGGTGAATGATTGTTTCAAAGTATCTAATTTTATTTTAAAATCTTTAACTATAGTTTTTTCAGCCTCTGTGGGATTAAAAATCCCCCCTTGATCAACTTCCTTTAGCCAATCTTCAAAACTCTTATCAAGTCCCTCTATATAAAGTTTTGCAGCAGCAAGATTTGGATCTTTTAAGATCTCATCCACTTTACTAGAATCATAAGTAATATTTGGAAAAGTGATTTTTTCTTCAGGAAGATTTTCGAAAGAAACATCTCCTATAAATTCTGAAGAAATTTGTACTATGGGCAACTTAGCCTCTGCTTCTTGCAACAAACCAAGTGCGTGCTTTAATCCCCTTGCTTTTTGATCTAGTTCTTGGAAAAGAAACACAGAACTAGAAAACGGTGTTGTCATATCTACCTGATCACCAAGTAGTGCCGCCGTTACATTGCGATTAAAAGTAATGTATGAAGGTTGTACCGTCACCGTAATTTATCCAGAAGAGATTAATTATTTTTCTAATTTTAAAATAAAAAAAATATTTCAAAAATAAAAAATAATTAACTTTAAAACTAAAACATAAATAACAAGTGACTTTGATTATTTAATTATTTTAATTCTCTTTCTATTCTGAATAATTCATCAGTGATTGTTTGAGGAAGGTCAGATCCAAAAATCTTGCAGTACTCACGAACATTAGCAACCTCTTTCAGCCATCCAGGAACATCCACAGAAAGTAGATCCTGAAGAGCTTGTGAAGATAAGTTGAGTCCTTCTAAGTTTAAAGAAGATTCTTCGGGTAAGTAACCAATAGGTGTTTTCTTAGCGATGGACTCTTCTCCGTTAGTTCTTCGGAAAATCCATTCTAAAACACGAAGATTGTCGCTAAATCCTGGCCAGATAAAATTGCCATCTTTATCCTTGCGGAACCAGTTCACACCATAGATCTTTGGTAGTTTTAAACTTGTGTTAGAAGCAAAAGATAACCAGTGATCAAAGTAGTATGCCATGTTGTAGCCACAGAAAGGTAACATAGCAAAAGGATCATGCCGTAACTTCCCTTGTTCACCGACAATAGCTGCAGTAGTTGCCGAAGACATGCTCGCACCAATGGTAACTCCATGTTGCCAACTTAAAGCCTCATAAACCAAAGGTATAGTCTCAGAACGACGACCACCAAAAATAATCGCCTCTATTGGTACACCTTCAGGACTATTCCATTGAGGATCTAAAACAGGACACTGCTTTACAGGAGCAGTGAATCTAGAATTAGGATGTGCCGCAGGAGCTCCTCCAGGTTGCCAAGGATTACCATGCCAATCTATAAGACCTTCAGGAGGTTGACTCGTTAAACCCTCCCACCAGACATCTCCATCTGAAGTCAAAGCAACATTAGTAAATATCGAATTGGATTTACAAGTGGCTAAAGCATTAGGATTTGTAGTTTCTGATGTTCCTGGAGCAACACCAAAAAAACCAAATTCGGGATTCACAGCGTATAACCTACCGTCAACACCAGGGCGTATCCATGCAATGTCATCGCCGATACATTCGACTTTCCAACCAGGAATCTTGGGCATAAGCATAGCAAGGTTAGTTTTGCCACAAGCACTAGGGAAAGAAGCTGCAAAATACTTCTTCTGTCCCTGAGGATTAGTCACACCAATGATCAACATATGCTCCGCAAGCCAATCTTGCGAACGAGCTATATATGAAGCTAAGCGTAATGCTACACATTTTTTCCCCAGTAAAGCATTTCCTCCGTAACCACTACCAAATGACATTACACTACTGTCATCTTGGAAATGTACTATACGCATATTCTTAGGATTACAAGGCCAAGCTACATCTTTTTCACCTGGGGATAAAGGGACTCCCACACTGTGTAAACACTTATGGAAGGAACCAGATGTCCCCAACGATTTTAATACCTCCGCTCCCATTCGGGTCATGATCTTCATAGAACAAACAACATATGGAGAATCGGTAATTTCAACACCAATAAGAGAAAATGGAGAATTTAACGGTCCCATGCAAAAAGGAATCACATAGAGAGTCCTTCCACGCATACAACCTCGGAAAAGACCTTCTAGTTCTTGACGCATTTCTTGAGGATCACGCCAATTATTGGTAGGGCCTGCATCTTCTTTTTTTGTAGTGCAAATAAAAGTGAACTGTTCAACACGAGCAACATCTTCGGGAGAAGAACGCACTAGAAAACAGTTGGGATGTAAATCAGAGTTTAGAGGAATAGCTGTTCCTGATTTTTGCATCATGCTGTAGACTTCAGCATATTCAGCATCGGAACCATTACATATACGGATATCCTTAGGAGTTACTAATTCAGCAACCTCTTGGATCCATTGTCTTAAACCTTCATGCTGAATTTCGTTGCTCCATGCACTGGTCATACCATATTCCCTTTGCGTTTCTTGAATTGATCTAGGTGTTCTAAAGCCTTTCCTGTTCCTAAACAAACAGCAAGTAAAGGATGCGGTGCAGTAATTACAGAAAGTCCCGTA
This portion of the Chlamydia crocodili genome encodes:
- a CDS encoding CT620/CT621 family type III secretion system effector — protein: MTVQPSYITFNRNVTAALLGDQVDMTTPFSSSVFLFQELDQKARGLKHALGLLQEAEAKLPIVQISSEFIGDVSFENLPEEKITFPNITYDSSKVDEILKDPNLAAAKLYIEGLDKSFEDWLKEVDQGGIFNPTEAEKTIVKDFKIKLDTLKQSFTAGNPTTDQYNAIYALPKEFVAKIEELKGKDAPPKSKVINFWQNMMVVYNAMISLSYPVSEQLNIQLAECSLNIDEANKVIELIRQFSSSLKDLLNPVWDISSTASNLTGSGYNAMQGGMTRTYIMLGGVYRMLMDKYSSNAVDAMPQGVKDGVTTFISAMGSLKMNASVNLPSFLSLLYSYLVCAGQYGISQSSSQANYKEVLEKEYTYWNERGNGSFNVADVPLVTFKGNPSADYQGIKLFYNGSQTNLNPEFFQKCIELMTKDPTSVMSRSDYQKVIDGMNNGIKQIQAQITKWTEESAKLMGQKDSMDPTKLNYFDSMKEGKKTFVDTSPIQMVYSSLLLDKYLPNQQHVLETLGVQMTFSNKAAKYMNQIITNVTNFQTADVYYSLAIYLRQMNLQALTDALGKAQSVLDKEKVRCRADVERCQRVKTELTKILDSIKNDTELTSSQKRELRQTISGYEFQFDALLRNLGNLYIFLNNIQFTAVEKPEEVDEAFDIKVNGQKSDNWPRFLSAFESFVIEGGENGVVPGGEQQILQSLEATQQNFTTFNQNQQLALQLESSAIQQEWTMVSAALALMNQIFAKLTRRFK
- a CDS encoding phosphoenolpyruvate carboxykinase (GTP), which gives rise to MTSAWSNEIQHEGLRQWIQEVAELVTPKDIRICNGSDAEYAEVYSMMQKSGTAIPLNSDLHPNCFLVRSSPEDVARVEQFTFICTTKKEDAGPTNNWRDPQEMRQELEGLFRGCMRGRTLYVIPFCMGPLNSPFSLIGVEITDSPYVVCSMKIMTRMGAEVLKSLGTSGSFHKCLHSVGVPLSPGEKDVAWPCNPKNMRIVHFQDDSSVMSFGSGYGGNALLGKKCVALRLASYIARSQDWLAEHMLIIGVTNPQGQKKYFAASFPSACGKTNLAMLMPKIPGWKVECIGDDIAWIRPGVDGRLYAVNPEFGFFGVAPGTSETTNPNALATCKSNSIFTNVALTSDGDVWWEGLTSQPPEGLIDWHGNPWQPGGAPAAHPNSRFTAPVKQCPVLDPQWNSPEGVPIEAIIFGGRRSETIPLVYEALSWQHGVTIGASMSSATTAAIVGEQGKLRHDPFAMLPFCGYNMAYYFDHWLSFASNTSLKLPKIYGVNWFRKDKDGNFIWPGFSDNLRVLEWIFRRTNGEESIAKKTPIGYLPEESSLNLEGLNLSSQALQDLLSVDVPGWLKEVANVREYCKIFGSDLPQTITDELFRIERELK